In Leuconostoc kimchii IMSNU 11154, the DNA window AGCTGAAGTAACAATCGTATTGCCTTATGTTGTGTTACGCGCAGAAGATACAAATCCAGATCTGTATGCAGCTGTGGATGCTGTGTCTGAAAAGTTGGAGCGCCAGATTCGTAAGTATAAGACTAAAATCAACCGTAAATCACGTGAAACCGGGTTTAAAGGTATCGATTCTAACGATGAAATCCCAGCTGCAGAGGTTGATGATGATGCGTTGCAAATTGTTCGTACAAAGCAAGTTGATTTGAAACCAATGTCACCAGAAGAAGCTGCGTTACAAATGGATTTACTCGAACATGACTTTTTCATCTTTCAAGATGCTGAAACAAATACTGATTCAGTGATTTACAAGCGCCAAGATGGTAAGTATGGTTTGCTTGAAACTGCAGAACGTTAAATTAAAATGATAAATCCAAACATGCGTTTGGATTTTTATTATGACCAAAATTTGTGTTAAAAGTCATAAAAATTTATAAAGATGTCCCTAAAATTCTCTTTTATCGTTATGCTAGTAAAGTATATCTAGTAAATTAAAGAGGTTTTTTATGTCAAGTTGGTTATATTTATTTAAAAATAAAAGGCAATTAGTTAAATGGCTAGTTGCAACAATGCTTCCGATTTTATTTGTTGTTGGTTTTTTAAGTGTGACGAACCACACGTCACAACAAGTTAATCAACTTCGAGTTGCAGTTGTTAACTTGGATAAGGGGGCGCGCTACCGCGATAAAAAACGTCATATTGGTGATGATTTTTCACGTACATTACACCAAGCTAAATCGTTTAAAACGATTAACTATACCACACAGAAGCAAGCAGAATCAGCTTTGCGTCACGGTAATGTTAGTGCTGTTGTTGTTATGCCAACTAATTTTACCAGTCAGCTAGCATCTGCTCAAAAATCTGGTAAAAGTGTTAGCATTAAACAACTGATTGCTAGTGGGCAGAGTCAATTTGCATCACAGTATATCCAGCGTGAACTAATCAGCATGTTAAATCGCGAAAATACATTATTGTCAGTTGGTATGGCTAATAGTTCAGTATTAAAAAATCTGACTAATCAAAGCCAAAATTTATCGAAGCAAGCCAATGATTTACAAGTTAACTTGCAGGCTGTAGGTAACGGCATAAATGAACAAACGACAAATGACCTTCAAGAAAAAGCTAATGATGAAGCCACTAAATTGGCAACTTACTCCGCGCAACTTAATGATGCTGTGAATGCAGGAGATACCACTAAAATTCAAGAGATGGCTGTAGCGATTAATGATGTTTCTTACGCGATGCAAACAACCGTTGTTGGCGGAATTAGTAATATTTCAGCAAATCTCAGTCAGACAAAAGCATTGAGTGATCGCACAGGTATTATTCAATCAAGTGCTAAAGATATCCAAAATAGGCAATCACGAATTGCCTCCCAACTTAAAAATATGCTTGGTGAGCAGACAGCTAACCAAAATATCTCACCGTTATCACAAATCTTATCTTTTGATACGACAGATATTCAACCGATTAAACAAGGTGGACAAACGATATTGCCTAATGTCTTAGTCGTTGGGGTCACAATGTTAGCCATGTTATTTGGTCTGATGTTACCCCTAAAACCTGCTAAAAAAGAAGCTTTAGCGTTAGAACAATGGTGGGGAACTTTTCAAATTGCTGGTGTATTAAACACTTTGGCCATCATGTTAATGTTGTTTGGCACGATGGTTTTAAATATCTCAATTGGAAATTATTGGTCTGTCACTGGTGTGACGTTGTTAGCATCTTTGGCAATGATGAGTATTGTTTTGTATTTGAAACAAGTGATGGGTCAAACTGGTTGGTGGCTTGCGTTGGCGGTTATGTTGCTGCAGGCAATTTTTACGATAACGACAACACCAATCGCTATGTCAACAGGTATCCTTAAATTCGTCCATAATATTTTACCGTTGACAGCCTTAAATAATGCGATTAAACGACTAGTATTTGGTGGTAATGTGCAACAAGAGGTGATGATATTAATTTTGTGGTTATTGGTATTTGTTATATTGTTAGTCACTTATTACCGTGTTCAGCAACGTCAAATTTTAAAAAATGAACTGAGTGAGTCATAAGTGAGATAACCCCATTACGAGTAACTTAAGAGGTATGGCGAAAGTCATACTTTTTTCAAACTGAA includes these proteins:
- the hpf gene encoding ribosome hibernation-promoting factor, HPF/YfiA family, producing MLDYNVRGENIAVTDALREYVEKRLTKLNRYIEEKSRANVNLRTYKSDNSGKAEVTIVLPYVVLRAEDTNPDLYAAVDAVSEKLERQIRKYKTKINRKSRETGFKGIDSNDEIPAAEVDDDALQIVRTKQVDLKPMSPEEAALQMDLLEHDFFIFQDAETNTDSVIYKRQDGKYGLLETAER
- a CDS encoding ABC transporter permease, giving the protein MSSWLYLFKNKRQLVKWLVATMLPILFVVGFLSVTNHTSQQVNQLRVAVVNLDKGARYRDKKRHIGDDFSRTLHQAKSFKTINYTTQKQAESALRHGNVSAVVVMPTNFTSQLASAQKSGKSVSIKQLIASGQSQFASQYIQRELISMLNRENTLLSVGMANSSVLKNLTNQSQNLSKQANDLQVNLQAVGNGINEQTTNDLQEKANDEATKLATYSAQLNDAVNAGDTTKIQEMAVAINDVSYAMQTTVVGGISNISANLSQTKALSDRTGIIQSSAKDIQNRQSRIASQLKNMLGEQTANQNISPLSQILSFDTTDIQPIKQGGQTILPNVLVVGVTMLAMLFGLMLPLKPAKKEALALEQWWGTFQIAGVLNTLAIMLMLFGTMVLNISIGNYWSVTGVTLLASLAMMSIVLYLKQVMGQTGWWLALAVMLLQAIFTITTTPIAMSTGILKFVHNILPLTALNNAIKRLVFGGNVQQEVMILILWLLVFVILLVTYYRVQQRQILKNELSES